The bacterium genome contains a region encoding:
- a CDS encoding SBBP repeat-containing protein encodes MRAGTETKASFRIGVTLIALASSLAAVRSAAPQVPTPTPVNYIERWDFDYSTYLGGSANDTAMDIAVGSDGGAYVVGWTSSVDFPTAAAYQANIRASQDAFVARFAPDGSSLIYSTYLGGSGGDSLGMGIAVDEDSQAYICGYTDSNTFPIVNPFQSSRNGYWTDLFVSKLSAAGSALVYSTYLGGSFVDYGYDVAVDGSGSAYVAGRSWSTDFPTVNAFQAANANSSGYNFTLSKLSPEGSSLSYSTYLGGSGSGHDYPGVAVDSSGQAYLSGATTSVDYPTLNAYQPANAGNWDAVLTKFDPSGTALVFSTFLGGAEDIDQAVGIAIGADESVYLCGITQSNDFPTVNPYQSSIMGEPDYFVTRFATDGQSLVYSTYLGGWDWDYGQGIAADPDGNAWVTGITVSTNFPVARAMLPSRPGGYDSTLSRFSADGSQLEFSTYLGGSGDDFGYSVALSADDKVYAVGRTSSNNFPTADSFQAARGGGEDGFVSRIEFLSYYTTPTLTPTPEGYKTPTVTPTPSVTPTPTVTPTTTPACSPTPSITPTTTPMPPPSVTPTPTPSVTPTPTPSLTPTATPSVTSTPTPSLTPTPTPSPTPTPTPSATLAPTPLPSGAITGDYNGDGTSDIAVFRPSSGLWLIRGLTKTWFGASSDEVVPSDYNGDGTWEVAVFRPSNGKWLVRGVTSA; translated from the coding sequence GTGAGAGCCGGAACAGAGACGAAGGCATCTTTCCGGATCGGCGTTACCTTGATCGCCCTGGCATCGTCGCTCGCTGCGGTACGCAGCGCGGCGCCCCAGGTCCCCACCCCGACGCCGGTCAATTACATCGAGCGCTGGGATTTCGACTACTCGACCTATCTGGGCGGGTCGGCCAACGACACCGCCATGGACATCGCCGTCGGCAGCGACGGTGGTGCCTACGTGGTCGGCTGGACCTCCTCCGTCGATTTCCCCACCGCGGCGGCCTACCAAGCGAACATACGCGCCAGTCAGGATGCCTTCGTCGCTCGGTTCGCCCCCGACGGTTCTTCCCTGATCTACTCCACCTACCTGGGGGGGAGCGGCGGCGACAGCCTCGGTATGGGCATAGCCGTCGATGAAGACAGCCAAGCCTATATCTGCGGCTATACCGACTCCAATACCTTCCCGATCGTCAACCCCTTCCAGTCTTCCCGGAACGGATACTGGACCGATTTGTTTGTCTCCAAGCTCTCCGCCGCCGGTTCCGCCCTGGTCTACTCCACCTATCTCGGGGGATCATTTGTTGACTACGGCTACGACGTGGCCGTTGACGGTTCCGGCTCCGCCTACGTCGCGGGCAGGTCCTGGTCAACCGACTTCCCGACCGTCAATGCCTTCCAGGCCGCCAACGCCAATTCCAGCGGCTACAACTTCACCCTGAGCAAGCTCTCGCCCGAGGGATCATCCCTGAGCTACTCCACCTATCTGGGGGGCAGCGGCTCCGGCCACGACTACCCCGGGGTGGCGGTGGATTCCTCCGGCCAGGCCTACCTCTCCGGGGCCACCACCTCCGTCGACTACCCGACCCTGAACGCCTACCAACCGGCCAACGCCGGGAACTGGGACGCCGTTCTCACCAAGTTCGACCCTTCCGGCACAGCCCTGGTCTTTTCCACCTTCCTTGGGGGAGCGGAAGATATCGACCAGGCCGTCGGGATCGCCATCGGCGCCGATGAGAGCGTCTATCTCTGCGGCATCACCCAGTCGAACGACTTCCCCACAGTCAACCCCTACCAGTCGTCGATTATGGGGGAGCCGGATTATTTCGTCACCCGTTTCGCCACCGACGGGCAATCCCTCGTCTACTCGACCTACCTGGGAGGATGGGACTGGGATTACGGCCAGGGAATCGCCGCGGACCCGGACGGGAACGCCTGGGTGACCGGTATTACCGTCTCGACCAACTTTCCCGTCGCCAGAGCCATGCTTCCCTCCCGGCCCGGGGGTTACGACTCCACCCTCTCCCGTTTTTCCGCCGACGGCTCCCAGCTGGAGTTCTCCACCTACCTGGGCGGGAGCGGCGACGATTTCGGTTATAGCGTCGCCCTGAGCGCCGACGACAAGGTTTACGCGGTCGGCCGGACATCATCGAACAATTTTCCGACCGCCGACTCCTTCCAGGCTGCCCGCGGGGGCGGGGAAGACGGCTTTGTGAGCCGGATCGAGTTCTTGAGCTATTACACCACGCCGACGCTGACGCCGACACCGGAAGGTTACAAAACCCCGACCGTCACCCCAACCCCATCGGTGACCCCGACTCCAACCGTGACGCCCACGACGACTCCCGCCTGCTCTCCAACCCCATCGATTACCCCGACGACTACCCCTATGCCGCCACCATCGGTTACCCCCACGCCGACACCGTCGGTCACCCCCACGCCGACACCGTCGCTTACCCCGACAGCTACACCGTCGGTTACCTCCACGCCGACACCGTCGCTTACTCCCACGCCGACACCTTCGCCTACCCCCACCCCAACGCCGTCCGCTACTCTCGCGCCCACTCCATTACCCTCCGGGGCGATTACGGGCGACTACAACGGGGACGGGACCAGCGACATCGCCGTATTCAGGCCTTCTTCCGGCTTATGGTTGATAAGAGGCCTGACCAAAACCTGGTTCGGGGCCTCCAGCGACGAGGTCGTCCCCTCCGACTACAACGGGGACGGGACCTGGGAAGTAGCGGTCTTCCGGCCTTCCAACGGGAAATGGCTGGTCCGGGGCGTGACCTCGGCCT